A region of Chitinophaga horti DNA encodes the following proteins:
- a CDS encoding sugar kinase: protein MKVITFGEILLRLSPDWASNKAAIFVGGAEANVAASLATWGTPVTYISKVPDNGLSRQVLQQLENVGVDTSRMLLGGDRIGAYYLAQGSDLKHAEVVYDRKYSSFADIKPGTVNWDEALGDAEWFHWSAISPALNPDAAIICKEVLEAATRKGMTISVDLNYRSKLWKYGKDPVEVMPELAHYCHLIMGNIWAAKMMLGTQLDEQAMEVDEKDIYLGAAQKVAQEIVEHYRQCNRVAFTFRFSKGDTHNLYYATYYENDQLYVSRQRETNDVVDRVGSGDSFMGGLIHAQLNGFDPQQTIDFAAAAAYSKLFRQGDFNLTPKESILQLIQ, encoded by the coding sequence ATGAAAGTTATCACGTTTGGAGAAATATTGCTGCGCTTGTCGCCCGACTGGGCCTCGAACAAGGCCGCTATTTTTGTGGGTGGCGCCGAAGCCAATGTAGCCGCTTCCCTGGCCACCTGGGGCACGCCCGTCACCTATATCAGTAAAGTGCCGGACAATGGCCTTTCGCGACAGGTGCTGCAACAATTGGAAAATGTGGGGGTTGATACCAGCCGCATGTTACTCGGCGGCGACCGTATCGGCGCTTATTACCTGGCACAGGGCAGCGACCTGAAACATGCAGAAGTGGTGTACGACCGCAAATATTCTTCCTTTGCAGATATTAAACCCGGCACCGTAAACTGGGACGAAGCCCTCGGCGATGCCGAATGGTTCCACTGGAGCGCGATCAGTCCCGCCCTGAACCCGGACGCGGCCATCATTTGTAAAGAAGTGCTGGAAGCCGCTACCCGTAAAGGCATGACCATTTCCGTCGACCTCAATTACCGCAGTAAATTGTGGAAATATGGTAAAGATCCGGTGGAAGTAATGCCTGAACTTGCACACTATTGTCACCTGATCATGGGTAACATATGGGCAGCGAAAATGATGCTTGGTACGCAGCTGGACGAGCAGGCGATGGAAGTGGACGAGAAAGATATTTACCTGGGTGCGGCACAGAAAGTAGCGCAGGAAATCGTAGAGCATTACCGCCAGTGTAATCGTGTGGCCTTCACCTTCCGCTTCAGCAAAGGCGACACGCACAATTTGTACTACGCGACTTATTACGAAAACGATCAATTATATGTAAGCCGCCAGCGCGAAACCAACGACGTGGTAGATCGCGTGGGCAGTGGTGATAGCTTTATGGGCGGATTAATTCACGCGCAATTGAACGGCTTCGATCCGCAGCAGACCATCGACTTTGCAGCAGCGGCAGCGTATAGTAAATTGTTCCGCCAGGGCGATTTTAATCTCACTCCGAAAGAATCGATTCTTCAACTTATTCAATAA
- the uxaC gene encoding glucuronate isomerase, translating to MKQFLSEDFLLQTETAKRLYFEYAKDMPVIDYHNHLPPDEIAADRQFENLTAAWLRGDHYKWRALRANGVSENLITGDASDLEKFKAWAATVPYTMRNPLYHWTHMELKNPFGITEQLNDSNAESVYNACNAQLPKWTTKALLKHFKVESLCTTDDPTDSLEHHIAIREQGFSTKVLPTFRPDKALAIDDPTGFKAYMEKLGAAAGLTINTFDDMLAALKKRHDYFHEQGGRLSDHGISFFYAKPFTSAELEANFKKVMAGEKISTEAADMHRSATLHFVCTWNHERGWVQQFHVGALRNNNSRLLSKIGADAGVDSIGDWNTAQSMSAFFDRLDKEEKLAKTIVYNLNPSHNEMFATMVGNFQDGSVAGKMQFGSGWWFLDQKDGMEKQMNALSNMGLISRFVGMLTDSRSFLSYSRHEYFRRILCNLIGNDVENGELPGDVKWLGKMVQDISYFNAKAYFNC from the coding sequence ATGAAGCAATTCCTGTCAGAAGATTTTTTATTACAAACCGAAACGGCTAAACGATTATACTTTGAGTATGCGAAAGATATGCCGGTAATTGATTACCACAACCACCTGCCTCCGGATGAGATCGCGGCGGACAGGCAGTTCGAAAACCTCACGGCCGCCTGGCTGCGTGGAGATCACTATAAATGGAGGGCGTTACGTGCCAATGGTGTTTCAGAAAACCTGATCACCGGCGATGCCAGTGACCTGGAGAAGTTTAAGGCCTGGGCAGCTACCGTGCCTTACACCATGCGCAACCCGCTCTATCACTGGACGCACATGGAACTTAAAAATCCATTTGGCATCACGGAGCAACTTAACGATAGTAACGCAGAAAGTGTGTACAACGCCTGTAACGCACAGCTCCCGAAGTGGACCACGAAGGCGCTGCTCAAACATTTTAAAGTAGAATCGCTTTGCACCACAGACGATCCGACCGATTCGCTGGAACATCATATTGCCATCCGCGAACAAGGCTTCAGCACGAAAGTGTTGCCTACTTTTCGTCCGGACAAAGCGCTGGCGATCGACGATCCGACCGGTTTTAAGGCGTATATGGAAAAGCTGGGCGCCGCTGCCGGTTTAACGATTAATACTTTCGACGATATGCTGGCTGCTTTGAAGAAGCGCCACGATTATTTCCATGAGCAGGGCGGCCGCCTGTCCGACCATGGCATCAGTTTCTTCTACGCCAAGCCGTTCACTTCGGCAGAACTGGAAGCGAACTTTAAAAAAGTAATGGCGGGCGAAAAGATCAGCACCGAGGCGGCAGATATGCACCGCTCGGCCACGCTGCATTTCGTTTGTACCTGGAACCATGAAAGAGGCTGGGTGCAACAGTTTCACGTAGGGGCGCTGCGTAACAACAACAGCCGCCTGTTATCAAAGATCGGTGCCGATGCGGGCGTTGACTCCATCGGGGATTGGAACACCGCGCAATCTATGTCGGCCTTTTTCGATCGGCTGGACAAAGAAGAGAAGCTGGCGAAAACGATCGTCTACAACCTGAACCCGTCTCATAACGAGATGTTCGCCACTATGGTAGGCAACTTCCAGGACGGCAGCGTAGCCGGTAAAATGCAGTTTGGCAGCGGCTGGTGGTTCCTCGACCAGAAAGATGGGATGGAAAAACAAATGAATGCCCTCAGTAATATGGGCCTGATCAGCCGCTTCGTGGGCATGCTCACCGACAGCCGCAGTTTCCTTTCCTACAGCCGTCATGAGTACTTCCGTCGCATCCTCTGTAACCTCATCGGCAACGACGTGGAAAATGGCGAATTACCGGGCGATGTTAAGTGGTTGGGTAAAATGGTGCAGGATATTTCTTATTTTAACGCCAAAGCCTACTTTAACTGCTGA
- a CDS encoding LacI family DNA-binding transcriptional regulator, giving the protein MSNRSKTIVDIAEELKLSVSTVSRALNDHPNISAKTKERVKKMARKLGYRPNALAAGLRSNKSRSIGLVVPKISMFFPATISTIIQNKLHEVGYNLIICQSNDSYEQEVELVNALYSARVEGLAVSTTLYTTDFSHFDIFKQQNIPLVFFDRAPKDYNVKVIRGDDYAGGFEATSHLLNKGCRDIVFIGGPLSCSLYTERLSGYKAALQEHKVAFKKQRVFFHELTKENALQTCEKIFAQAPYPDAVFATNDTTAITILQYCRDKGIKVPEQLKIVGYSNDPRTEIITPSITSVDQYPATMAERIVASLMELIQAKHPPAYRHSQEIIPIQLIERDSTNGKNKATKK; this is encoded by the coding sequence ATGAGCAACCGGTCTAAAACCATTGTAGATATCGCGGAGGAGTTAAAACTCTCCGTATCCACCGTTTCGCGCGCGCTGAACGACCATCCGAACATTAGTGCAAAAACTAAGGAGCGGGTGAAAAAGATGGCGCGTAAACTGGGCTACCGGCCCAACGCGCTGGCAGCGGGGTTGCGCAGCAACAAAAGCCGCTCGATCGGGCTGGTAGTGCCGAAGATCTCTATGTTCTTCCCTGCTACCATCAGCACGATCATACAGAATAAATTACACGAAGTCGGTTACAACCTGATCATTTGTCAGAGTAACGACTCGTACGAACAGGAGGTGGAACTGGTAAATGCCTTGTACTCGGCCAGGGTAGAAGGGTTGGCCGTTTCCACCACCCTGTATACGACCGACTTTTCGCACTTCGACATCTTTAAACAGCAAAACATCCCGCTGGTGTTTTTCGACCGTGCGCCGAAAGATTACAACGTGAAAGTGATTCGTGGAGATGATTATGCAGGTGGTTTTGAAGCGACCAGTCATTTGCTGAATAAGGGTTGCCGCGATATCGTGTTCATTGGCGGACCGCTCAGTTGTAGTTTATATACCGAGCGGCTGTCTGGTTACAAGGCGGCGTTGCAGGAACATAAGGTTGCCTTCAAAAAGCAGCGCGTGTTCTTTCACGAGCTAACTAAGGAGAATGCATTACAAACTTGTGAGAAGATATTTGCGCAGGCGCCTTATCCGGATGCAGTGTTCGCAACGAATGATACCACGGCTATCACCATTCTGCAGTATTGCCGCGATAAAGGCATCAAAGTGCCCGAACAGTTAAAGATCGTTGGTTACAGTAATGATCCGCGTACAGAAATTATTACGCCTTCCATTACCTCTGTTGACCAGTACCCCGCCACCATGGCCGAACGCATTGTGGCATCATTAATGGAACTGATACAAGC
- the eda gene encoding bifunctional 4-hydroxy-2-oxoglutarate aldolase/2-dehydro-3-deoxy-phosphogluconate aldolase: MAVASETILAAFERSKVIPVFYHDDAEVCCAVMQACYDGGIRVFEFTNRGEHARRNFSIMRDKKLQSMPDMYLGIGTIKNAADAKTFTEMGADFIVSPIIKPEIADYCNGAGIFWVPGCMTPTEIAVAEEHKAQLVKLFPGSSLGPGFVKAIKPLFPNMKFMPTGGVEPEEKNLKSWFDAGVVCVGMGSNLIPKKAVDTKDWTSIKDNIVQTFAYIKALA; encoded by the coding sequence ATGGCAGTAGCAAGTGAAACCATATTGGCCGCGTTTGAGCGCAGTAAAGTGATACCGGTGTTTTACCACGACGATGCGGAAGTATGTTGTGCAGTTATGCAGGCCTGTTACGACGGCGGCATCAGGGTATTTGAGTTTACCAACCGCGGCGAACATGCGCGCAGGAATTTTTCGATCATGCGCGATAAAAAGCTGCAAAGCATGCCAGATATGTACCTCGGCATCGGCACGATCAAAAATGCAGCAGACGCGAAAACGTTTACGGAGATGGGCGCCGATTTTATCGTGAGCCCGATCATTAAACCGGAGATAGCAGACTATTGCAACGGAGCCGGTATTTTCTGGGTACCCGGCTGTATGACGCCTACAGAAATCGCAGTGGCGGAAGAGCATAAAGCGCAGTTGGTAAAATTGTTCCCGGGCAGCTCGCTCGGACCTGGTTTCGTGAAGGCCATTAAGCCTTTGTTCCCGAACATGAAATTTATGCCTACAGGCGGCGTAGAGCCCGAGGAGAAAAATTTGAAAAGCTGGTTCGATGCAGGTGTTGTTTGTGTGGGTATGGGCTCCAACCTGATTCCTAAAAAAGCGGTGGATACGAAAGACTGGACCTCGATAAAGGATAATATTGTGCAAACGTTTGCATATATCAAAGCATTAGCGTAA
- a CDS encoding SDR family NAD(P)-dependent oxidoreductase yields MINKFDLTGKTALVTGCKRGIGKAMALALAEAGANIIGVSASLELTGSEVEKEVKALGREFTGFQCDFGKREALYAFIKEVTAKFPIIDILVNNAGTIMRKPAAEHPDEYWDEVININQTAQFILTREIGKRMIERGSGKVIFTASLLTFQGGITVPGYAASKGAVGSLTKAFANEWASKGVNVNAIAPGYISTDNTAALRADEGRSKSILDRIPAARWGEPEDFKGPTVFLASAASDYVHGTVLTVDGGWMGR; encoded by the coding sequence ATCATCAATAAATTTGATCTTACCGGTAAAACGGCCCTGGTAACGGGCTGCAAAAGAGGTATCGGTAAAGCGATGGCACTGGCGCTGGCAGAAGCGGGCGCTAACATCATCGGCGTATCGGCTTCGCTGGAATTGACAGGCAGCGAAGTAGAGAAAGAAGTAAAGGCATTGGGTCGCGAGTTCACCGGCTTCCAGTGCGATTTTGGCAAACGGGAAGCGCTGTACGCCTTTATCAAAGAAGTAACTGCGAAGTTCCCCATAATCGACATCCTGGTGAACAACGCGGGTACAATCATGCGTAAGCCGGCGGCAGAACATCCTGATGAGTACTGGGATGAAGTGATCAACATCAACCAGACCGCCCAGTTCATTCTTACCCGCGAAATCGGTAAAAGAATGATCGAACGTGGTAGTGGTAAAGTGATTTTCACGGCATCGCTGCTCACTTTCCAGGGTGGTATTACCGTGCCAGGATACGCGGCCAGCAAGGGCGCAGTCGGTTCACTGACGAAAGCCTTTGCGAACGAATGGGCATCGAAAGGCGTGAACGTAAACGCGATTGCGCCAGGTTATATTTCTACCGATAACACCGCGGCATTAAGAGCGGACGAAGGTCGCAGTAAGTCGATCCTCGACCGCATTCCCGCTGCACGCTGGGGCGAACCGGAAGATTTTAAAGGACCGACCGTTTTTCTCGCATCTGCTGCATCGGATTATGTACATGGTACCGTGCTGACTGTCGACGGTGGCTGGATGGGCCGTTAA
- a CDS encoding DUF4861 family protein, protein MKRIFFLFALAVYTSAAFAGTRQETYATDIVLTNELKIARTAEVVEIPYSRVATRIGAIKNGAFRVVNRRGEEVPHQLVYKGQSTPQALLVQVSIPASGSLQLAIVPGTPKAVVAKTFGRYVPERADDFAWENDKVAFRMYGKALEAKPSENANGMDVWAKRTSALVINKWYKLGNYHKDNGEGLDYYHVGYTLGAGNIAPMNADTIVYPKNYRNYKILDSGALRISFELSYDNWNVGGTPVTVVKRFTLDAGSQMNKVEAQFSYDGNKALPVAVGIIRRAEPGTILLNEKEGIMGYWEPQHGDDGTIGAGCIFTTPVKQMGTDKVHLLTVSSTTSSAPFVYYNGAAWNKAGAVTNDQQWFTYLQEYAAKIKSPVRTDVK, encoded by the coding sequence ATGAAGAGGATATTTTTTCTGTTTGCGTTAGCGGTTTATACATCGGCCGCATTCGCAGGCACCAGGCAGGAAACCTACGCGACGGATATTGTACTCACGAATGAACTGAAGATTGCCCGCACCGCGGAAGTAGTAGAAATACCTTACAGCCGCGTAGCCACCCGTATCGGCGCCATTAAAAACGGCGCGTTCAGAGTAGTGAACAGGCGGGGAGAAGAAGTGCCCCATCAACTGGTATACAAGGGACAGTCTACCCCACAAGCGCTGCTTGTGCAGGTAAGCATTCCTGCTTCCGGTTCGCTGCAACTGGCCATCGTTCCGGGTACGCCTAAAGCCGTTGTGGCCAAGACGTTCGGCCGCTACGTACCAGAACGCGCCGACGACTTTGCATGGGAGAACGATAAAGTGGCTTTCCGTATGTATGGCAAAGCGCTTGAAGCGAAACCCAGTGAAAATGCCAATGGTATGGATGTTTGGGCCAAACGCACCAGCGCGCTCGTCATCAACAAATGGTATAAACTCGGAAATTATCACAAGGATAACGGGGAAGGACTTGATTATTATCATGTAGGCTACACGCTTGGTGCAGGCAACATTGCGCCCATGAACGCCGACACGATCGTTTATCCGAAAAATTACCGCAACTACAAAATACTGGACAGCGGTGCGTTGCGCATCTCGTTTGAATTGTCGTACGACAACTGGAACGTAGGCGGCACGCCGGTAACCGTGGTAAAGCGTTTTACGCTGGATGCCGGTTCGCAAATGAACAAAGTAGAAGCACAGTTCTCCTACGATGGAAATAAAGCGCTGCCCGTAGCGGTGGGCATCATCCGTCGCGCCGAGCCGGGAACCATTTTGCTGAACGAAAAAGAAGGCATTATGGGTTACTGGGAACCGCAGCACGGCGACGATGGCACCATCGGCGCTGGCTGTATTTTCACCACGCCGGTGAAGCAGATGGGTACGGATAAGGTGCATTTGCTCACCGTAAGTTCTACCACCAGTAGTGCTCCTTTCGTATACTATAACGGTGCCGCCTGGAATAAAGCAGGCGCTGTAACCAACGACCAGCAATGGTTTACGTACCTGCAGGAATATGCTGCAAAAATTAAAAGTCCCGTTAGAACAGACGTCAAATAA
- a CDS encoding MFS transporter — MNSTVMSRYRWNVVTLLFFATTINYIDRQVMGLLKDDLAKAFNWTETDYGNLVTAFSAAYAIGLLAFGRIVDKLGSKMGYTISITLWSIAAMANAAAKSTFGFGAARVALGFGEGGNFPSAIKATAEWFPKKERAFATGIFNAGANIGAVVGPAIVYGIARQQGWESAFLWTGAIGFVWLVLWWVFYEVPARHKKINKAEFDYIHSDEITPADPVATEAAIQEPQKKIPWVKLFGIRQTWAFLFGKLLTDPVWWFFLFWMPSYLSNTYNVNMKDSLGLPIIVIYTITSVGSIGGGWLSSYLIKRGWPIFKARKTSMLIFAVCVLPVMLIQYVDNLWTAVLLLSLATAAHQAWSANIFTTASDMFPKSALSSVVGIGGMAGSVGGMLFPLVVGAMLDHYKVLGNINTGYNLLFTICAFAYLLAWLLMHLFAPKMEMVEVK; from the coding sequence ATGAATTCCACCGTAATGAGTAGGTACCGCTGGAACGTTGTAACCTTACTATTCTTTGCCACGACCATTAACTACATAGACCGCCAGGTGATGGGTTTGCTGAAGGATGACCTTGCCAAGGCTTTCAACTGGACAGAAACGGACTATGGCAACCTTGTAACTGCTTTTTCCGCCGCTTATGCGATCGGCCTGCTGGCTTTTGGTCGCATCGTAGATAAATTAGGCTCTAAAATGGGCTACACTATTTCTATCACCTTATGGAGTATTGCTGCTATGGCGAATGCCGCAGCGAAAAGTACTTTCGGCTTTGGCGCCGCCCGTGTGGCCCTTGGCTTCGGTGAAGGTGGTAACTTTCCTTCGGCGATCAAAGCGACCGCTGAATGGTTTCCAAAAAAAGAACGTGCATTTGCTACGGGTATCTTTAACGCAGGTGCAAACATCGGCGCTGTGGTTGGTCCCGCAATCGTATACGGTATAGCACGTCAGCAGGGCTGGGAGAGTGCTTTCCTCTGGACAGGTGCTATCGGTTTTGTATGGCTGGTATTGTGGTGGGTGTTTTATGAAGTACCTGCAAGGCACAAGAAAATCAACAAAGCTGAATTTGATTATATCCACAGCGATGAAATAACTCCAGCAGATCCGGTGGCTACAGAAGCTGCTATCCAGGAACCTCAGAAAAAAATTCCATGGGTAAAATTGTTCGGTATCCGTCAAACCTGGGCCTTCCTGTTCGGTAAACTGCTTACCGATCCTGTTTGGTGGTTCTTCCTCTTCTGGATGCCTTCTTACCTTTCCAATACGTACAACGTAAACATGAAAGACTCCCTAGGTTTGCCGATCATCGTTATTTATACGATTACGAGCGTAGGTAGCATCGGTGGCGGCTGGTTGTCTTCTTACCTGATCAAGCGTGGCTGGCCGATCTTCAAAGCGAGGAAAACATCCATGCTCATTTTCGCAGTATGTGTATTGCCGGTAATGCTCATTCAATACGTAGATAACCTGTGGACAGCCGTATTGCTGCTGAGCCTTGCCACTGCGGCGCACCAGGCGTGGTCTGCCAATATCTTTACCACTGCTTCCGACATGTTCCCGAAAAGCGCGTTGAGCTCTGTAGTAGGTATTGGCGGTATGGCGGGTTCTGTTGGTGGTATGTTGTTCCCGCTCGTCGTGGGTGCCATGCTCGATCACTATAAAGTATTGGGCAATATCAACACCGGCTATAACCTGCTGTTCACCATTTGTGCTTTCGCATATTTGCTGGCCTGGCTGCTGATGCACCTGTTCGCACCGAAGATGGAAATGGTTGAAGTCAAGTAA
- the kduI gene encoding 5-dehydro-4-deoxy-D-glucuronate isomerase: MSINIETRYASSPAETRTWDTAQTRQALHISNIFEENVINLVYTHYDRYIAGGVKPVKPVKLETADQLKSTYFLERREMGIINIGGAGTITVDGEVFEIGFKEALYIGQGKKDVVFASNDAANPAKYYINSAPAHHSFPTRRVTKADAEVVTLGALETSNHRTINKLLVNSVLPTCQLQMGMTELQPGSVWNTMPAHTHDRRMEVYLYFEVPEKQSVCHFWGQPQETRHIWMQNEEAVISPPWSIHSGAGTSNYTFIWGMAGENLDYGDMDVCATTDLR, encoded by the coding sequence ATGAGCATCAATATCGAAACAAGATATGCCAGCAGTCCTGCCGAAACGCGGACCTGGGATACGGCGCAAACCAGGCAAGCATTACACATCAGCAACATTTTTGAGGAGAACGTGATCAACCTGGTGTATACGCATTACGACCGCTATATCGCAGGCGGCGTAAAACCCGTTAAACCGGTAAAACTGGAAACAGCCGACCAGCTGAAATCCACCTACTTCCTAGAACGCCGTGAAATGGGCATCATCAACATTGGTGGTGCGGGTACTATCACCGTGGACGGCGAAGTGTTCGAGATCGGTTTTAAAGAAGCGCTGTATATTGGCCAGGGTAAAAAGGACGTCGTGTTTGCTAGCAACGACGCGGCCAATCCGGCTAAGTACTATATCAACTCAGCTCCCGCACATCATTCGTTCCCTACGCGCCGCGTGACCAAAGCAGATGCGGAAGTGGTAACATTGGGTGCATTGGAAACGAGCAACCACCGTACGATCAATAAATTGCTGGTAAACTCCGTACTGCCAACCTGCCAGCTGCAGATGGGGATGACCGAACTACAACCAGGCAGTGTTTGGAACACCATGCCGGCGCACACACACGATCGCCGTATGGAAGTATACCTGTACTTCGAAGTACCGGAGAAGCAGAGTGTTTGTCACTTCTGGGGACAGCCGCAGGAAACGCGTCACATCTGGATGCAGAATGAAGAAGCGGTGATTTCTCCGCCCTGGAGTATTCACAGCGGTGCAGGGACGAGCAACTATACTTTCATCTGGGGTATGGCGGGCGAAAACCTGGATTATGGAGATATGGACGTTTGTGCTACGACAGACCTCCGATAG
- a CDS encoding UxaA family hydrolase, whose product MNTYLQIHPKDNVLVALQDLPAGSTVQFNDQTIQLVKDIPGKHKFPIVDLATGDAIVMYGVLVGKAMSPIAKGDLISTANTEHMAESFHEKDAAFNWAAPDVSKWQNATFMGYHRADGQVGTRNYWLVIPMVFCETRNVNVIKTAFEKGLGFAPPEKYNEQVNDLVNLYKNGGLDAVKDYQAKESNTTVKRNDIFPNIDGIKFLIHEGGCGGTRQDADTLCALLAGYIHHPNVAGATVLSLGCQHAQVSIMQTALKKLNPNFNKPLLVFEQQTSGSEFNMLSTAIKETFLGMAEANKNARKPAPINKIVIGLECGGSDGFSGISANPAVGHTSDLLVGLGGTTILSEFPELCGVEQELINRCVNEDISNKFIKIMRAYESQAESVGSGFYQNPSPGNIKDGLITDAIKSAGAAKKGGTSPVTDVLDYTEYAVKPGLNLLCTPGNDVESTSAEVGSGATVVLFTTGLGTPTGNPIAPVVKLSTNTRLAQRMPDIIDINTGTIISGESSIEQMGEDILEHVIKVASGEVLTKAEILHQDDFIPWKRGVSL is encoded by the coding sequence ATGAACACGTATCTTCAAATTCATCCCAAGGATAATGTACTGGTGGCGTTGCAGGACCTTCCCGCAGGCAGTACGGTGCAGTTTAACGACCAAACGATCCAACTTGTAAAAGATATTCCCGGTAAACATAAATTCCCTATTGTCGACCTGGCCACCGGCGATGCGATCGTGATGTACGGCGTGCTCGTGGGTAAAGCCATGAGCCCTATCGCAAAGGGCGACCTGATCAGCACGGCGAATACCGAACACATGGCCGAATCCTTCCACGAGAAGGACGCCGCCTTCAACTGGGCCGCGCCGGACGTAAGCAAATGGCAAAACGCTACGTTCATGGGCTACCACCGGGCCGACGGACAAGTGGGCACACGCAACTACTGGCTGGTGATACCAATGGTTTTCTGCGAAACGCGCAACGTAAATGTGATCAAAACCGCCTTTGAAAAAGGCCTCGGTTTTGCACCTCCTGAAAAATATAACGAGCAGGTAAACGACCTCGTAAACCTGTATAAAAACGGCGGACTGGATGCGGTAAAAGACTACCAGGCGAAGGAAAGTAACACCACCGTTAAACGGAACGACATTTTCCCGAACATCGATGGTATTAAATTCCTGATCCATGAAGGCGGCTGTGGCGGCACGCGCCAGGATGCGGACACGCTCTGCGCCCTGCTGGCCGGTTACATCCATCACCCGAACGTGGCAGGTGCAACGGTATTGAGCCTTGGCTGCCAGCACGCACAGGTGAGCATCATGCAAACCGCCCTCAAAAAGCTGAACCCGAACTTCAATAAGCCATTGCTGGTGTTTGAACAACAAACCAGCGGCTCCGAATTTAATATGCTGTCCACCGCCATTAAGGAAACTTTCCTGGGTATGGCCGAAGCGAACAAAAATGCCCGCAAACCCGCGCCTATCAACAAGATCGTGATCGGACTGGAATGCGGTGGCTCCGACGGCTTCTCAGGTATTTCTGCCAATCCTGCGGTAGGTCACACTTCCGACCTGCTGGTTGGTTTAGGCGGCACCACCATTCTGTCAGAGTTCCCTGAACTGTGCGGCGTGGAGCAGGAGCTGATCAACCGTTGCGTGAACGAAGACATTTCCAACAAGTTCATAAAGATCATGCGCGCCTACGAAAGCCAGGCGGAGTCGGTAGGTTCAGGTTTTTATCAGAACCCTTCTCCAGGTAACATTAAGGACGGCCTGATCACAGATGCGATCAAGTCTGCCGGCGCAGCTAAAAAAGGCGGTACCTCTCCTGTGACCGATGTGCTGGATTATACTGAGTACGCCGTAAAACCCGGACTGAACCTGCTTTGCACGCCAGGCAACGACGTGGAAAGTACATCTGCAGAAGTTGGCTCCGGCGCCACGGTGGTGTTATTTACAACAGGCCTCGGCACCCCTACAGGTAACCCGATCGCCCCGGTAGTAAAACTCAGCACAAACACCCGTCTCGCGCAACGCATGCCTGATATTATCGACATCAATACCGGCACCATTATCAGCGGCGAAAGCAGCATCGAACAAATGGGCGAAGACATTCTCGAACATGTCATAAAAGTGGCCAGCGGGGAAGTGCTCACCAAAGCCGAAATCCTCCACCAGGACGACTTCATCCCCTGGAAACGCGGAGTAAGCCTTTAA